A region of the Streptomyces durocortorensis genome:
TGGGCCCCGGCGGCGGCCAGCCAGGACGGGAACTCGGCGACCAGCCGGTCGTACAGTTCGCCGTCCGGGACCTTCCGGGGGTCGAGCCCGGCGTGGAAGTACCCGGCGTTGTCGACGGGCCGCTTGGCGGGGACGGGCAGTTCGTCGAGCCGGCGCAGGAAGTCGAACTGGCTGCTGCGGGTGTTGCCGAAGCCGACGAACTGCCAGAACAGCGGCAGCCGGGCGGCCTTGCAGAGGTAGCGCTCGGCGGCGAGCTTGTTGATCGGCCCGCCGTCCGTCTGGAAGACGACCAGGGCGGGCGCGGTGGAGCCGCTGTCGAGGTAATGGTCGATGACGGCGTCCATGGCCAGGTGGTAGCTGGTCTTCCCCATGTGCCCGAGGCCCGCCACGATCTCGTCGATCCGGCCGTGGTGGTCGTCGAGTGCGATGTCGGTGACCGCGTCGACATCGGTGGAGAAGAAGACCACGGGCACCGTGCCGTCGTCGTCGAGGTTGGCCGACAGGCCCAGCACCCGGTCGGCCAGCGCCTGGACGCTGCCGTCCTTGTAATAGGGCTTCATCGAGCCGGAGTAGTCCAGGACCAGGTAGACGGCCGCGCGGTGACCGCCCAGTCCGTGCTTCTCCAGCGAGATCCCGGCGCTCTTGTAGAGGCTGACCAGGTCCGGAGCCGTCTCCTGCACCTTGGTGAGGCTGATGGCCGGGCCAGTGCCCACCACCGTGTTCACACCGTTCATGACGCCCCCCGTTCTGCGCTCTGCGGACCTTGAGCGTAGGCCACCGCCGGGCCCCGGGCACACGGTCCCCCGTACCGGTTCGCTATCTTGATCGCCGCCGCCCCCACCGGCCCCGTTGCGCACCCCAGTGAAGGAGCCGGCCATGGAGGCCGCCGCCACCGCGTGTTACCGCCATCCGTCCTACGAGGCGTATGTCCGCTGCACCCGCTGCGACCGCCGCATCTGCCCGGACTGCATGCGTGAGGCGGCCGTCGGCCACCAGTGCGTGGAGTGCGTGAAGGAGGGGCAGCGCTCGGTGCGACGGGCCCGCACGGTCTTCGGCGGTGCGGTGTCCGCGGTGACCACGCCGGTGGTGACGTACGCCCTGATGGCGCTCAACGTACTGGCCTACCTCGGCGAGGTGGTCCGGCCGGAGGCCGTGGACCGGTTCGGGGTGCTGGGCGCCGTGCTCACCGGGCCGGACGGCGAGCAGTACTACTACCGGGGGGACACGTACGCCGGGTACGAGCTGACGGGGATCGCGGACGGGGAGTGGTACCGGCTGGTGACCGGGGCGTTTCTGCATCTGCCGCCGGACACCTCGTTCGGGGTGATGCACCTGGTCTTCAACATGTTCGCGCTGTGGAACATCGGGCGGGCGGTGGAGGGGCAGCTCGGCCGGGTCAGGTATCTGGCGCTGTATCTGCTGGCCGCGGTGGGCGGTTCCGTCCTGGTGTACCTGCTGGCACCGGACACGTCCACGGTCGGCGCGTCCGGGGCGGTGTTCGGGCTGGCCGCCTCGTACTGGGTCATCAACCGGCGGCTCGGCCGTGACATGGCGGCGGTCAACAGGTTCATGGCGGGGTTCCTGCTCTGGATGGTGCTCTCGGCCCTGTTCACCTCGTGGCAGGGGCACCTGGGCGGGCTGCTGACCGGGGCGCTGGTGACGTACGGGCTCGCCTACGCACCGGCGAAGCTGCGGACCTGGCCGGTTCAGCTCGCGGGCGGGGCGGTGCTGGTGGCGCTGTTCGCCGTGGCCGTGGCGGCGCAGACCTCGGCGCTGACCGGCGGGTGAGGGCTCCCGGGGCGACCGGCCCCGGACGCGCCACGGCGCCCGCTGAGTCCGGTCGGGGACAGGCAGGCGCCGCGTTCAGTTCCGCACGCCGTTGTACGGGACGTCTTGAGGGGGCTCCCCCGGGCCGCGTGGCCCAGGGGGAACCCGGGTGGTGCTCAGACCAGCAGGGACCGGTCCGTCGGACGGATCGGGGCCGGCAGGGCGCTGGTCCCGGTCAGGAAGCGGTCCACTCCGCGGGCGGCGGAGCGGCCTTCGGCGATCGCCCAGACGATCAGCGACTGGCCGCGTCCCGCGTCACCGGCGACGAAGACGCCGTCGACGTTGGTCGCGTAGTGCTCGTCGCGGGCGACGTTGCCGCGCTGGTCGAGCTCCAGGCCGAACTGCTGGACCAGGCCATTGGACTGGTCGGTTCCGGTGAAGCCCATGGCGAGGGTGACGAGCTGCGCCGGAAGGCGCCGCTCCGTGCCGGGCTTCTGCTCCAGCTTACCGTCCTTGAACTCGACCTCGACCAGGTGGAGGGCCGCGACGTTTCCGTCCTCGTCGCCCTCGAAGTGGGTGGTGGAGACGGAGTAGACCCGCTCGCCGCCCTCCTCGTGCGCGGAGGTGACCTTGTAGAGCATCGGGAAGGTCGGCCAGGGCTGGTTCGCGGTCCGCTCCTCGCCCGGCTTCGGCATGATCTCCAGCTGGGTGACGGAGGCCGCGCCCTGGCGGTGGGCGGTGCCCACGCAGTCGGCGCCGGTGTCGCCGCCGCCGATGACGACGACGTGCTTGCCGCCGGCGTGGATCGGGGAGACCGTGAGGTCGCCCTCCTGCACCTTGTTGGCGAGCGGCAGGTACTCCATCGCGAAGTGGATGCCGCCCAGCTCACGGCCGGGGACCGGCAGGTCGCGGGAGACGGTGGCACCGGCCGCGATGACGACCGCGTCGTAGCGGCGGCGGAGCTTCGCGGCGTCGATGTCCTTGCCGATCTCCACCTCCGTACGGAACTTGGTGCCCTCCAGGCGCATCTGCTCGATGCGGCGGTTGATGTGCGACTTCTCCATCTTGAACTCGGGGATGCCGTAGCGGAGGAGGCCCCCGATGCGGTCCGCGCGCTCGTAGACGGCGACGGTGTGACCGGCCCGGGTCAGCTGCTGGGCGGCGGCGAGTCCCGCCGGGCCCGAGCCGATGACCGCGACGGTCTTGCCGGAGAGGCGCTCGGGCGGCTGCGGGGTGACGTCGCCGCTGTCCCACGCCTTGTCGATGATGGAGACTTCGACGTTCTTGATGGTGACGGCGGGCTGGTTGATGCCGAGCACACACGCCGACTCGCACGGGGCCGGGCACAGCCGCCCGGTGAACTCCGGGAAGTTGTTCGTGGCGTGCAGCCGCTCGGAGGCCGCGGTCCAGTCCTCGCGGTAGGCGTAGTCGTTCCACTCGGGGATGAGGTTTCCGAGCGGGCAGCCGTTGTGGCAGAACGGGATGCCGCAGTCCATGCAGCGTCCGGCCTGCTTGCTGATGATCGGGAGCAGCGAGCCCGGAACGTAGACCTCGTTCCAGTCCTTGACGCGCTCGGCCACGGGGCGGGTCTGGGCGACCTCGCGTCCGGTGGTCAGGAAGCCCTTGGGGTCAGCCATGGGTCGCCGCCTCCATCATCTTCTCGGTGGTCTCCTGCTCGGAGAGACCGGCGAGCTCAGCGGCGTCCTTGGCGGCGAGCACTGCCTTGTACGTGGTCGGGATGATCTTGCTGAAGCGGGCCACCGCGCTGTCCCACTCGGCGAGGAGCTTCCCGGCGACGGTGGAGCCGGTCTCCTCGTGGTGGCGGCGCACCACGTCGTGCAGCCACTGCTTGTCGGTGTCGTCGAGCTCCTCGATGGCGCCGAGGTTGCCGACGTTGACGTTGTCGCGGTTCAGGTCGATGACGTAGGCGATGCCGCCCGACATACCGGCGGCGAAGTTGCGGCCGGTCTCGCCGAGGACGACGGCCTGGCCGCCGGTCATGTACTCGCAGCCGTGGTCGCCCACGCCCTCGGAGACGACCAGCGCCCCGGAGTTGCGGACGCAGAAGCGCTCGCCGGTGCGGCCGCGGAGGAAGACCTCGCCGCCGGTCGCGCCGTAGCCGATGGTGTTGCCGGCGATGGTCGAGTACTCGGCGAGGTGGTCGGCGCCCCGGTCCGGGCGGACGATGACGCGGCCGCCGGAGAGGCCCTTGCCGACGTAGTCGTTGGCGTCGCCCTCCAGGCGCAGGGTCACCCCGCGCGGCACGAACGCGCCGAAGGACTGGCCGGCCGAGCCGGTGAAGGTGATGTCGATGGTGTTCTCGGGCAGGCCCGCACCGCCGAACTTCTTGGTCACCTCGTGGCCGAGCATGGTGCCGACGGTGCGGTTGATGTTGCGGATCGCGACCTGGGCGCGGACCGGCTGGGCGGCCTCGGCGCTGTCGGCGCCGAGCGCGTCGGCGGCCAGCTTGATCAGCTGGTTGTCGAGCGCCTTGGTCAGTCCGTGGTCCTGCCCGATGATCTGGTGGCGGACCGCGCCCTCGGGCAGTTCGGGCACGTGGAAGAGCGGGGCGAGGTCGAGGCCCTGCGCCTTCCAGTGGGTGACCGCCCGGTCGGTGTCGAGGAGTTCGGCGTGGCCGACGGCCTCCTCGATGGTCCGGAAGCCCAGCTCGGCGAGGATCTCGCGGACCTCTTCGGCGATGAACTCGAAGAAGTTGACGACGTACTCGGCCTTGCCGGAGAACCGGTCACGCAGGACCGGGTTCTGGGTGGCGATGCCGACCGGGCAGGTGTCCAGGTGGCAGACGCGCATCATGACGCAGCCGGAGACGACGAGCGGCGCGGTCGCGAAACCGAACTCCTCGGCGCCGAGCAGCGCGGCGATGACGACGTCGCGGCCGGTCTTGAGCTGGCCGTCGGTCTGCACGACGATGCGGTCGCGCAGGCCGTTGAGCAGCAGGGTCTGCTGGGTCTCGGCGAGGCCGAGCTCCCAGGGGCCGCCCGCGTGCTTGAGGGAGGTGAGCGGGGAGGCGCCCGTTCCGCCGTCGTGGCCGGAGATGAGGACGACGTCCGCGTGGGCCTTGGAGACACCGGCGGCGACCGTGCCGACGCCGACCTCGGAGACCAGCTTCACGTGGATGCGGGCCACGGGGTTGGCGTTCTTGAGGTCGTGGATCAGCTGCGCGAGGTCTTCGATGGAGTAGATGTCGTGGTGCGGCGGCGGCGAGATGAGGCCGACGCCGGGCGTCGAGTGACGCGTCTTGGCGACCCACGGGTAGACCTTGTGGCCGGGCAGCTGGCCGCCCTCGCCGGGCTTGGCGCCCTGGGCCATCTTGATCTGGATGTCGTCCGCGTTGACCAGGTATTCGCTGGTCACACCGAAGCGGCCGGAGGCGACCTGCTTGATGGAGGAGCGGCGTGCCGGGTCGTAGAGGCGGTCGGGGTCCTCGCCACCCTCGCCGGTGTTGGACTTGCCGCCGAGCTGGTTCATCGCGATGGCGAGCGTCTCGTGCGCCTCGCGGGAGATCGAGCCGTACGACATGGCACCGGTGGAGAACCGCTTGACGATCTCGGAGGCGGGCTCGACCTCGTCGAGGGGGATCGGGGCCCGGTCCGAGGTGAAGCCGAAGAGGCCGCGAAGCGTCATCAGCCGCTCGGACTGCTCGTTCACCCGGTCCGTGTACTGCTTGAAGATGTCGTAGCGCCTGTTGCGGGTGGCGTGCTGGAGGCGGAAGACCGTCTCCGGGTCGAACAGGTGCGGCTCACCCTCACGCCGCCACTGGTACTCGCCGCCGATGTCCAGGGCACGGTGGGAGGCCGCGATGCCGGAGGCGGGGTACGCCTTGGTGTGCCGGGCGGCGACCTCCTTGGCGATGACGTCCAGGCCCGCGCCGCCGATCTTGGTGGCGGTGCCGTTGAAGTACGTCGCGACGAAGGCCTCGTCGAGGCCGACGGCCTCGAAGACCTGCGCGCCGCGGTAGGAGGCGACGGTGGAGATGCCCATCTTGGACATGACCTTCAGGACGCCCTTGCCGAGCGCGTAGATCAGGTTCCGGATGGCCTGCTCGGCCTCGATGTTCTCGATGAACGTGCCCGCGCGGACCAGGTCCTCGACGGACTCCATGGCGAGGTACGGGTTGACCGCGGCGGCGCCGTAACCGATCAGCAGGGCGACGTGGTGGACCTCGCGGACGTCCCCGGCCTCGACCAGCAGGCCCACCTGGGTGCGCTGCTTGGTGCGGATGAGGTGGTGGTGGACGGCGGAGGTGAGCAGCAGCGAGGGGATCGGCGCGTGCTCGGCGTCGGAGTGCCGGTCGGAGAGGACGATCAGGCGGGCGCCGTCCTCGATGGCGGCGTCGACCTCGGTGCAGATCTCCTCGATCCGCGCGGCCAGCGCGTCACCGCCGCCGCCGACCCGGTAGAGACCGGCGAGAGTGGCGGCCTTCATGCCCGGCATGTCGCCGTCGGCGTTGATGTGTATCAGCTTGGCGAGCTCGTCGTTGTCGATCACCGGGAACGGCAGCGTGACGCTGCGGCAGGCCGCGGCGGTCGGCTCCAGGATGTTGCCCTGGGGACCGAGCGAGGAGCGCAGCGAGGTGACGAGCTCCTCGCGGATGGCGTCCAGCGGCGGGTTGGTGACCTGGGCGAAGAGCTGGGTGAAGTAGTCGAAGAGGAGCCGGGGGCGCTCGGAGAGCGCGGCGATCGGCGAGTCGGTGCCCATGGAGCCGAGCGGCTCACCGGCGGTCCGGGCCATCGGCGCGAGGATGACGCGCAGCTCTTCCTCGGTGTAGCCGAAGGTCTGCTGGCGGCGGGTGACCGAGGCGTGGGTGTGCACGATGTGCTCGCGCTCGGGCAGGTCGCTCAGCTCGATCTCGCCGGTCGCCAGCCACTCCTGGTAGGGCTGCTCGGCGGCGAGGGACGCCTTGATCTCGTCGTCCTCGATGATGCGGTGCTCGGCGGTGTCGACGAGGAACATCTTGCCGGGCTGGAGGCGGCCCTTGCGGACGACCTTGGCCGGGTCGATGTCGAGGACGCCGACCTCGGAGGAGAGCACGACGAGGCCCTCGTCGGTGACCCAGTAGCGGCCGGGGCGCAGCCCGTTGCGGTCGAGGACCGCGCCGACCTGGACGCCGTCGGTGAAGGTGACACAGGCCGGGCCGTCCCAGGGCTCCATCATCGTGGCGTGGTACTGGTAGAAGGCGCGCCGCGCCGGGTCCATGGAGTCGTGGTTCTCCCACGCCTCGGGGACCATCATCAGCACCGCGTGCGGCAGCGAGCGGCCGCCGAGGTGGAGCAGCTCCAGGACCTCGTCGAAGGAGGCCGAGTCGGAGGCGTCCGGGGTGCAGACGGGGAAGATCCGGTCGAGCTGCGCCTGACCGAACAGGCCGGAGGCGAGCTGCGACTCGCGGGCCTTCATCCAGTTGCGGTTGCCCTTGACCGTGTTGATCTCGCCGTTGTGCGCGACGAAGCGGTACGGGTGGGCCAGCGGCCAGCTCGGGAAGGTGTTGGTGGAGAAGCGGGAGTGGACCAGCGCGACCGCGGAGGCGAAGCG
Encoded here:
- a CDS encoding vWA domain-containing protein translates to MNGVNTVVGTGPAISLTKVQETAPDLVSLYKSAGISLEKHGLGGHRAAVYLVLDYSGSMKPYYKDGSVQALADRVLGLSANLDDDGTVPVVFFSTDVDAVTDIALDDHHGRIDEIVAGLGHMGKTSYHLAMDAVIDHYLDSGSTAPALVVFQTDGGPINKLAAERYLCKAARLPLFWQFVGFGNTRSSQFDFLRRLDELPVPAKRPVDNAGYFHAGLDPRKVPDGELYDRLVAEFPSWLAAAGAQGIVR
- a CDS encoding rhomboid family intramembrane serine protease; protein product: MEAAATACYRHPSYEAYVRCTRCDRRICPDCMREAAVGHQCVECVKEGQRSVRRARTVFGGAVSAVTTPVVTYALMALNVLAYLGEVVRPEAVDRFGVLGAVLTGPDGEQYYYRGDTYAGYELTGIADGEWYRLVTGAFLHLPPDTSFGVMHLVFNMFALWNIGRAVEGQLGRVRYLALYLLAAVGGSVLVYLLAPDTSTVGASGAVFGLAASYWVINRRLGRDMAAVNRFMAGFLLWMVLSALFTSWQGHLGGLLTGALVTYGLAYAPAKLRTWPVQLAGGAVLVALFAVAVAAQTSALTGG
- a CDS encoding glutamate synthase subunit beta, with translation MADPKGFLTTGREVAQTRPVAERVKDWNEVYVPGSLLPIISKQAGRCMDCGIPFCHNGCPLGNLIPEWNDYAYREDWTAASERLHATNNFPEFTGRLCPAPCESACVLGINQPAVTIKNVEVSIIDKAWDSGDVTPQPPERLSGKTVAVIGSGPAGLAAAQQLTRAGHTVAVYERADRIGGLLRYGIPEFKMEKSHINRRIEQMRLEGTKFRTEVEIGKDIDAAKLRRRYDAVVIAAGATVSRDLPVPGRELGGIHFAMEYLPLANKVQEGDLTVSPIHAGGKHVVVIGGGDTGADCVGTAHRQGAASVTQLEIMPKPGEERTANQPWPTFPMLYKVTSAHEEGGERVYSVSTTHFEGDEDGNVAALHLVEVEFKDGKLEQKPGTERRLPAQLVTLAMGFTGTDQSNGLVQQFGLELDQRGNVARDEHYATNVDGVFVAGDAGRGQSLIVWAIAEGRSAARGVDRFLTGTSALPAPIRPTDRSLLV
- the gltB gene encoding glutamate synthase large subunit, which gives rise to MRIDAWSPMDGRPAQQGMYDPRNEHDACGVGFVATLTGVASHELVEQALTVLRNLEHRGATGSEPDSGDGAGILCQVPDAFLRAETPFELPEAGAYAVGIAFLPADASTEAVRTIEKIATQEGLKVLGWRDVPVTPALLGNGARATMPEFRQVFVADGESTGIVLDRKAFVLRKRAEREAGVYFPSLSARTIVYKGMLTTGQLEPFFPDLSDRRFASAVALVHSRFSTNTFPSWPLAHPYRFVAHNGEINTVKGNRNWMKARESQLASGLFGQAQLDRIFPVCTPDASDSASFDEVLELLHLGGRSLPHAVLMMVPEAWENHDSMDPARRAFYQYHATMMEPWDGPACVTFTDGVQVGAVLDRNGLRPGRYWVTDEGLVVLSSEVGVLDIDPAKVVRKGRLQPGKMFLVDTAEHRIIEDDEIKASLAAEQPYQEWLATGEIELSDLPEREHIVHTHASVTRRQQTFGYTEEELRVILAPMARTAGEPLGSMGTDSPIAALSERPRLLFDYFTQLFAQVTNPPLDAIREELVTSLRSSLGPQGNILEPTAAACRSVTLPFPVIDNDELAKLIHINADGDMPGMKAATLAGLYRVGGGGDALAARIEEICTEVDAAIEDGARLIVLSDRHSDAEHAPIPSLLLTSAVHHHLIRTKQRTQVGLLVEAGDVREVHHVALLIGYGAAAVNPYLAMESVEDLVRAGTFIENIEAEQAIRNLIYALGKGVLKVMSKMGISTVASYRGAQVFEAVGLDEAFVATYFNGTATKIGGAGLDVIAKEVAARHTKAYPASGIAASHRALDIGGEYQWRREGEPHLFDPETVFRLQHATRNRRYDIFKQYTDRVNEQSERLMTLRGLFGFTSDRAPIPLDEVEPASEIVKRFSTGAMSYGSISREAHETLAIAMNQLGGKSNTGEGGEDPDRLYDPARRSSIKQVASGRFGVTSEYLVNADDIQIKMAQGAKPGEGGQLPGHKVYPWVAKTRHSTPGVGLISPPPHHDIYSIEDLAQLIHDLKNANPVARIHVKLVSEVGVGTVAAGVSKAHADVVLISGHDGGTGASPLTSLKHAGGPWELGLAETQQTLLLNGLRDRIVVQTDGQLKTGRDVVIAALLGAEEFGFATAPLVVSGCVMMRVCHLDTCPVGIATQNPVLRDRFSGKAEYVVNFFEFIAEEVREILAELGFRTIEEAVGHAELLDTDRAVTHWKAQGLDLAPLFHVPELPEGAVRHQIIGQDHGLTKALDNQLIKLAADALGADSAEAAQPVRAQVAIRNINRTVGTMLGHEVTKKFGGAGLPENTIDITFTGSAGQSFGAFVPRGVTLRLEGDANDYVGKGLSGGRVIVRPDRGADHLAEYSTIAGNTIGYGATGGEVFLRGRTGERFCVRNSGALVVSEGVGDHGCEYMTGGQAVVLGETGRNFAAGMSGGIAYVIDLNRDNVNVGNLGAIEELDDTDKQWLHDVVRRHHEETGSTVAGKLLAEWDSAVARFSKIIPTTYKAVLAAKDAAELAGLSEQETTEKMMEAATHG